Below is a genomic region from Brassica rapa cultivar Chiifu-401-42 chromosome A08, CAAS_Brap_v3.01, whole genome shotgun sequence.
CATGTGATCTAAGTGATAACAAGTCAAATCATctggtatatattttaattcggatatttattcgttatattttaatatcttaGATTTGAGACCTTTATATACTGTTCTCGTATATTTCGAAGGATTGAGTGATGGCCTCTGTCTTGTGTTGATCATTCGAGTTCTTTACAAGCTCGGTGGGTTCGTCGTATGTGTTGACATTATTAaccctaatatttttttacaaaaagatACATAGTGCCATAAGATGTTGTTCATACAAGACAAAATACATGTGAAGTGACCTAAAGTGTTTTTTTCTTGCCTACCTTAAAAACTCGAAAAGACATATAAACAATATAAATTCAACAATATCATGCAGTCGATTCAGACAAATCCTGAGGCGTGTTAGTTGAAATCAATCTGTAATTGTAGTTTTCTGCTAGTATACAATTACTCGAAATTTCAGTATTGggttgagttttttttgttaataagaTTATGTTACtaaaaatatgagttttagTGTATAGTATTAGTGTTAGCTGTCTATACACAAAGTTGACAGCCGAGTAACACGATTCCTCCATTGATCCGTGGCATTAAGTTTAGTTTATCATAGTTTACTAGTGTTTGgtcaaattataaaatttgttttgaagacCTAATAAGTTCGTATTAAAAACGTTAGAGCTTGAGTTAACTAGTGTCAACTGTAAAAACTgatcctaaaatagaagttgaTTGTTAACAGCTTAATTACTCCTACCTACTATTAATCAATAATACACTATCGTAATAACATAGCTACCAAATATTGCagactaacaaaaaaaaagtttccatATCCAAAAGATACTAAATACACTCTTACGTTATGCTTTACgcatatgtatataattttttacataAAAGCAAAGGCTCATCTAGTTCTGTTTTCCTTAAGCTTATCAACAATTTTCACCTCTTTATAACCATCGACCGTGTAGATGAAATTCTTCCTTTTTATAGTTTTTCCATTATTATCTTGGATCAGATGCTATACCTGTACATAAGAGTAAGAGAAGAACAAATACTAATTAAGTAGACCCAACCTAAAGAGCTTGTCTTAACATTGgtataaaaaattaaacgaaATTCATATGAAATTGCATGTGGTAAGAATCTATCTCTTATATAAACTAACACAAGATTGAATAATATTACACTACTACTTTGTAggtctttttttgtttgtgcgAATATAAGTTCCCACATCAGGAGTTTAACTAACTGggacataataatatataaaaaattaggaCTAATCCATTTATCACTAATTGATTTTAAGTAAAAATTTCAtgataaatcaaaatttaactatcgttttattttttgtatggcTGGATATTTGATCCATAAATCTGGCGAAACCAAAACCTAGAACTTTTTAACAAATGGATTCTCTTGCGCAAACCCCCATAATTCAAATCTACCATAATTTGCTCCAATTTTCTTCCAACCAGGTTGAAGCAACTACGTGTGGATTAATATGGTTAAACTTTATAGTTGTTGTCAGGAATTCATATAATATGGGTGAAAGCgtaaaagaaatagaaacgAACTAAGGCAATTAGCAAATACTTTCCTTTGCATTAAATGTGTGAATGAACAAATACAATCTTCAAATAGTTTAATTATGAGTTGAAAACCTGATATAATTAGgattaagaaatataaaaaccattttttttctatttagttCTAATACAGTAGAATGACTTGTAACCAGACATActtcttttagttttaaatcACCTTGAATATATGTTTTATCATAAAGGATTATTCGTAAAAGGAGAACAACATGGAGAGAAATCAACGTACTTAAGATGCATGTGGCTGAGGCTGTAATAGGACTGTTTTCTAACCACACTTACCTTCTTTCCTTATATATACCAACCCAACATCACTTATTTTCTTCACTAACCTTCTGCCTTAGAAAGagacatagagagagagagaaatggaAGTAATGCGAATTCTTCACATGAACAAAGGAAACGGTGAAACAAGTTACGCCAAAAACTCCATTGTTCAGGTTGAAGATTTATATCAAAAACATATTCATCAGTCTTGcgtacacacacatatatatagtatatactgTAATGTCAAAATCcatctatatttatattttattttagataagaaaatataataaaatatgtgtAAAATGTTTATGTAACTCGCAGAGCAACATAATATCTTTAGGCAGAAGAGTAATGGACGAGGCCTTGAAGAAGCTGATGATAAGAAATTCAGAAATTTTGAGCTTTGGAATCGCCGACTTGGGCTGTTCCTCCGGTCCCAACAGTCTCTTGTCCATCTCCAATATCGTAGAAACAATCCAAAACTTGTGTCATGACCTCGACCGTCCTGTTCCTGAGCTCAGTCTCTCTCTCAACGACCTTCCTAGCAATGACTTCAACTACATCTTTGCTTCTTTGCCGGAGTTTTACGACCGGGTTAAGAAAAGAGACAACAACTATGAGAGTTTAGGTTTTGAGCACGGAAGTGGAGGACCGTGTTTTGTATCGGCGGTTCCTGGCTCTTTCTACGGACGTTTGTTTCCTCGCCGGAGCCTTCACTTTGTTCATTCTTCTTCTAGTTTACACTGGTTGTCTCAGGTGTGTTTTCTGTTTCTCTATGCGGCATTTCAATTATGACTGATATTGACGAGTgtttactaaatattttatttaaaaagaaattagtgTCATTTGCCAACTCGCATAATGAAAACTGAATTATTAAATCTGATATACTATTATGACTTGAAAATCatagttaaaataaatatttctaaagttAAATATGCCTTTTACGAAAATAAGTTAATCTATAGTTCGTAAAATtgatatacaatttttttcttacattagaaagctattctatttttaaattagatAGTCTCGAAAACCAAACTGGAATAGAATTATGATAATCACTATAGGTTTCATGCAAAAGTGTTGTTTCACTATACGGTACCAAGAAAATATTTACGCAAGTAATATACCTTTTTAAGTGAAATTTAGTGCGTGGGAATCTTTCTTATTCGAgataccaaaacaaaacaaaaagattggAAAACCTAGTGGTTCATACATGACATATCACACATCACACTGGAAACTACCAATGTGGTCCATTCATTTCATCAAAATATCACATATTATATGGTAATTTGTACATGCTAACAAATTATCATCTATATACAAGGTTCCATGTGGTGAGGTGAACAAGAAAGATGGGGTGGTCATAACAGCTGATTTAGACAACAGAGGGAAAATATACCTATCCAAGACAAGTCCTAAGAGTGCACATAAGGTTTATGCTCTTCAATTCCAAACCGATTTCTCGGTGTTTCTGAGATCGCGATCCGAGGAGTTGGTTCCTGGAGGCCGAATGGTTTTATCCTTCCTAGGTAGAAGCTCACCTGATCCTACAACCGAAGAGAGTTGCTATCAGTGGGAACTACTAGCTCAAGCTCTTATGTCCTTGGCCAAAGAGGTACAGTGTTGTGAATATGTTTACCTTTAATTAGAACCAACATGTAGCTCTTGGGGCTGTATTATATATATGGCCCATATTACTCTGTAGGGATCTGACCGTGGCACGTTACTTGACCAAATTAAGTTATCCCAGCCGGCCCCATGAATACTATTCCACATTTgttttctcaaataatttagtTTAGTCAGTTTATGTAAATTGATACATATCATGTACTGATATAGACATAGTATTGGTACCATATAAGTTTTGTTTGGTAGTGCCGAATAGCTCAAAACCGCTATTCCCCCCCTCCCCAATATGACAAAAATACATACAAATTATTGTAGAAAATCAAGTAGATAACTAAGAACACCAATGACGAAATCCATTTATAATAACTCAACTAATGTAGCCTGGATTTTCTATAAACCCATAGATACTAGCCCAGCCATAAGAATATTGGATCAATTGATAATACAGCCCAATCGAGTTTAATATATACTCAATGTCATAAATAAACGTCCTCCTTTTCTGTTCTTTATATAAAGGGTATCATCGAAGAAGAGAATATCGATGCTTTCAACGCTCCTTACTATGCTGCGAGCCCCGAAGAATTGAAAATGGCGATAGAGAAAGAAGGTTCTTTTTCGATTGATCGACTTGAGATAAGTCCGGTTGATTGGGAAGGTGGGAGTATCAGCGACGACAGCTATGACATAGTACGCTTCAAACCCGAAGCCCTAGCTAGTGGACGAAGAGTGGCAAAGACAATACGAGCCGTGGTAGAGCCGATGCTAGAACCTACATTTGGTCAAAAGGTGATGGACGAACTTTTCGAAAGATACGCAAAGCTAGTGGGAGAGTACGTGTATGTAAGCTCGCCTCGATACACTATTGTTATTGTTTCACTCCTAAGAATGGGTTAGTCATATTATAACATATGCTTTCTTACATGTCTGTGGACCTACAGTGACATGATTTGGTACTTTAACTATGTAACGCCATTTGCTTCcagaataaaataaacaaagtgTGTGTGCTTTTGAGTTGAAATGAAGATGTATTTTTTAGTTACGGATAATATATGCAATGTAAAATCTAATAATTTGTCCCTACAATATTTTATTCATGCATCAAATCAACTCTTAAAcaagattttaaatttaataacgTTTCTCTCTATTAAATATTTACGcctaaagaaaataatataaatgcaaataataagaatttaattgttcaatatttataaaattaatttgggCATTGTCAGTAATTCAGTATCTAGAAGCTGAAACTTGAAATGAGAGACATGGGATGCATATAGAAATAGAAGCATCACTCGAGTGATTTATATATGTTCAACTTTAATCACACGATTATTGGATTTTCTTTCTTAATGATATTAGAAATATGGAGATTAAAGCGGAATGTGACGTGAGTGTTAAAATTGATAATTacttgctgacaaaaaaagtgATAATCACTTTAATAAGTGGAAAACAAGTTAATCATGCACACTCGTGAAAATGGAGTGCAATAGGCCCAACAGCCTCTCTTCACCGTCCACGTGTCTACCACTTTATgcttttattctattttttattcttttgttaCAACTTTCAGCGCCTCACGTCACATTCGATGACCAAGACAATTTTATAACAAGAGCGACAAAGTTCCATAACCATTTTAAAACTAAAGCATTTTTGCATTGCCGTTGAAACGTTTTCCGCATGCTCATCATTTATTCTTAGTTTTTGTAACGATCGtgattactttcaaaaatttcacAGTACCGTTGGCTTAAAACTCTCAACTGGTCGTAATAATGTCcattaacaaaataaacagCAAGTTAGCAACTGGTTATCTAgtttttatgggttttaaaCGAAGAAAATTACATGAGATTTTACATGTAGAATTAATGTCTTGTTGTGTAGCTTCTCATCAATTGATTTATTTTCTGTATAACAGTATATATGCATGCACGCACACACTTGCGcgagcatatatatatactcaacTCAATAGATTTATAGTCAAAAGAAACATCATGAGGAGGGAAAAAAGAGAAACAGCACTCACTCGTTACAAAATATCTTCCTATATTTATAGACTAATTAATAAGCTCGATCCAAGATTCTATACTTCAAGAATCATAATTaaatcttctctcttttttatgtggaaactttctttctctttcagactgaaaaaagaaactttgaaaacaaaaatagatGGACCATCTTTCCCTCTGTCCCCTCGTAGTTCTCCTGCTGTGCTTAGTGATACTAGCACTCagtaaaatattcaaaaccGTGATCCAAGATCAAAAGAAATCAACGGCTGATATTCCTCCGGGAAGCCATGGTTTTCCGGTGGTCGGAGAAACACTTCAGTTCATGCTTTCCGTAAACAGCGGCAAAGGCTTCTATGAGTTCGTTCGTAGTCGCCGTATCAGGTAAACACAATAAGCCTCTGAACCAGTTAAAAGGTTTCTGGCTGAAGTACTTTTAGGACATTATTTAATACTAATATTACAGGTACGGAAGTTGCTTTAGGACAAGTTTGTTCGGAGAGACGCACGTGTTCCTGTCGACGACTGAGTCAGCTCGGGCTGTTTTAAATAACGAGTCAGGGATGTTCACGAAACGGTATATAAAGTCCATAGCTGCGCTTGTGGGTGACCGGAGCCTTCTTTGTGCTTCTCAACACCATCACAAGATTCTCCGTAGCCGTTTTATCAACTTGTTCTCCAAAAAATCGACGGCTCTGATGGTTAGACACTTCGATGAACTCGTCGTTGACGCGCTTAGTGGATGGGAGCACCGTGGTACAGTGGTCTTGCTCACAGATTTGCTCCAGGTTTGTTTTACACACGTTGCATGTGGTTTAAGAATAAGCCGTTTTTAAAGAAAAGGCTTATTTAGAAAGCCGTTTCCCTTTATGAAAAAAGTTCGGCCCAACTTGGCCCATTTTCATACGTCTCTTATGTGCTAAAAATAAAAGGAAGTTTGGAAAaggaaaatgatatttttacttTAGCCAAATCAAAAACTGAATTActgaatcaatttttttttctttttgaaactaaaaagaaTTGAATCAATTTTGTTTATAAAGGTCAGTCTTAATATTTGTAATTTCTAAGTATATGAGTAACGGTGCAGATAACATTCAAAGCAATGTGTAAGATGTTAATAAGTCTAGAAAACGAAGAAGAATTGGGTTCATTGCAAAGAGATGTTGGCTTTGTTTGTGAAGCCATGCTCGCTTTTCCTCTCAATTTACCCTGGACTAGATTTCACAAGGGCATCATGGTAATATCAGTACGTTCTATGATGTTTTAACATCAAAGTAATGGAGATTAATTATTACACTTGGATTGGTTTGATTCATAAGAAGAGATGTGTTATAAATGATGCAGGCAAGAGGAAGAGTTATGGAGGTGTTAGAAAAGATAATCAGAGAAAGGAGGAATGAAACAAATAGTCATAATAATAATTATCGTGAAGATTTTCTGCAGCAGCTTCTTGCAGTAGATAGCGACGGCTCTGCTTCGTCTTCTGATCATTCTACTAAGTTGACTGATGCTGAGATTAAGGACAATATTTTGACCATGATCATTGCAGGtcccatttatttattttagtattcatC
It encodes:
- the LOC103835835 gene encoding jasmonate O-methyltransferase yields the protein MEVMRILHMNKGNGETSYAKNSIVQSNIISLGRRVMDEALKKLMIRNSEILSFGIADLGCSSGPNSLLSISNIVETIQNLCHDLDRPVPELSLSLNDLPSNDFNYIFASLPEFYDRVKKRDNNYESLGFEHGSGGPCFVSAVPGSFYGRLFPRRSLHFVHSSSSLHWLSQVPCGEVNKKDGVVITADLDNRGKIYLSKTSPKSAHKVYALQFQTDFSVFLRSRSEELVPGGRMVLSFLGRSSPDPTTEESCYQWELLAQALMSLAKEGIIEEENIDAFNAPYYAASPEELKMAIEKEGSFSIDRLEISPVDWEGGSISDDSYDIVRFKPEALASGRRVAKTIRAVVEPMLEPTFGQKVMDELFERYAKLVGEYVYVSSPRYTIVIVSLLRMG
- the LOC103835836 gene encoding abscisic acid 8'-hydroxylase 1 isoform X3; translation: MDHLSLCPLVVLLLCLVILALSKIFKTVIQDQKKSTADIPPGSHGFPVVGETLQFMLSVNSGKGFYEFVRSRRIRYGSCFRTSLFGETHVFLSTTESARAVLNNESGMFTKRYIKSIAALVGDRSLLCASQHHHKILRSRFINLFSKKSTALMVRHFDELVVDALSGWEHRGTVVLLTDLLQARGRVMEVLEKIIRERRNETNSHNNNYREDFLQQLLAVDSDGSASSSDHSTKLTDAEIKDNILTMIIAGQDTTASALTWMVKYLGENQKVLNILIEEQTQLAKQASHKPFLELDDLTEMTYASKMVKESLRMASVVPWFPRLVLQDCEMEGYKINKGWNINIDARSIHLDPNVYSEPHKFNPSRFDEEAKANSFLAFGMGGRTCLGLNMAKAMMVVFLHRFITTYRWEVVDGDPSIEKWTLFARLKSGYPIRVSRRL
- the LOC103835836 gene encoding abscisic acid 8'-hydroxylase 1 isoform X2, whose amino-acid sequence is MDHLSLCPLVVLLLCLVILALSKIFKTVIQDQKKSTADIPPGSHGFPVVGETLQFMLSVNSGKGFYEFVRSRRIRYGSCFRTSLFGETHVFLSTTESARAVLNNESGMFTKRYIKSIAALVGDRSLLCASQHHHKILRSRFINLFSKKSTALMVRHFDELVVDALSGWEHRGTVVLLTDLLQITFKAMCKMLISLENEEELGSLQRDVGFVCEAMLAFPLNLPWTRFHKGIMARGRVMEVLEKIIRERRNETNSHNNNYREDFLQQLLAVDSDGSASSSDHSTKLTDAEIKDNILTMIIAGQDTTASALTWMVKYLGENQKVLNILIEEQTQLAKQASHKPFLELDDLTEMTYASKMVKESLRMASVVPWFPRLVLQDCEMEGYKINKGWNINIDARSIHLDPNVYSEPHKFNPSRFDEEAKANSFLAFGMGGRTCLGLNMAKAMMVVFLHRFITTYRWEVVDGDPSIEKWTLFARLKSGYPIRVSRRL
- the LOC103835836 gene encoding abscisic acid 8'-hydroxylase 1 isoform X1, which gives rise to MDHLSLCPLVVLLLCLVILALSKIFKTVIQDQKKSTADIPPGSHGFPVVGETLQFMLSVNSGKGFYEFVRSRRIRYGSCFRTSLFGETHVFLSTTESARAVLNNESGMFTKRYIKSIAALVGDRSLLCASQHHHKILRSRFINLFSKKSTALMVRHFDELVVDALSGWEHRGTVVLLTDLLQITFKAMCKMLISLENEEELGSLQRDVGFVCEAMLAFPLNLPWTRFHKGIMVISARGRVMEVLEKIIRERRNETNSHNNNYREDFLQQLLAVDSDGSASSSDHSTKLTDAEIKDNILTMIIAGQDTTASALTWMVKYLGENQKVLNILIEEQTQLAKQASHKPFLELDDLTEMTYASKMVKESLRMASVVPWFPRLVLQDCEMEGYKINKGWNINIDARSIHLDPNVYSEPHKFNPSRFDEEAKANSFLAFGMGGRTCLGLNMAKAMMVVFLHRFITTYRWEVVDGDPSIEKWTLFARLKSGYPIRVSRRL